GTATCTGAAATGAGAGAACTTTTCCCACTTCCGGATACTCCAGCGATACCAACAAGAACTCCAAGAGGGAATGATACGGAAACATCCTTCAAATTATTTGTTTTCGCATGTTTGATAGAAATCCAGGAGGTTGTTTTATCATTTTGAAGATTAGGTTTTAGGTTACGTTTCATAATCTTTTGTGTATCAGATAGATATTGCCCTGTCAAAGATTTATCGCATTGGAGTAATCCTGCATAATCACCTTCATAAATCACTTCTCCGCCAGCAATACCAGCCTTAGGACCAATATCCACTATGTGTTCTGCAACCTGAATTATTTTCCTATCATGCTCTACAATTATTACGGTGTTTCCTAAATCCTTAAGTCTCTTAATTGATTTTAATAATTCTTCTTTTTCTAATTCATGAAGGCCAGTGGTTGGTTCATCAAGAACGTATATAAGTGAATCCATGTTAGATTCAAGGTGTGCATTTAGGAAAATTCTTTGAATTTCTCCTCCACTTAATGTTGACATTTCTCTATACATTGTTAAATGACCTAAACGAGAATCAATTAAGGAAGACAATTTATTTATGATATCCTGAGCAAGGGTTTTGCCAAGCTGAGTGAACTCAATTTCTTGCAAAGTTTGTACTAGAAAATCCCTTGTTTGTTCAAGTGTCATTTTTCCAAGTTCTCCGAAGTGTTTTCCGTTAATTAATACACTTCTTGCTTCTTCGCCAATACGGTAGCCGTTACATGCACTACAAGAAATGGGGCGATATAAATCACCTATAAACTCCCCTTTTTTCTTTCGGGCTTCTAAAATTCGGGATAAACAATAACTTTTATTATTTGCACCACTATTACTTGTGTAATGTCCATTTTTAATCTCATTCTTTATTTCGTCAGGAACTTTATAATATGGAAGGTCCATGTATTTATGTAAATTACGGTCCAACACGCGTTCAATGCCACTAGTAGTACCTGCATTTCTAAACACTTGACGAACGGTTATGCTTTTATTTGATACCAGTTTGTTCATATTCACTTTACTATAGGAACCTTTACCAAAGCATTTCTTACACATTCCATTTGGACTATTATATGAAAAATAACTTACATCTAGACTATGCCCTTTGTAATCACAAGAACTGCATTGTAGATTTTTGCCTAGCGGAGTTCCACAATTAGGACATATTAGGGTTCCTTCACTATGATAGAGCATTGCTAACTGACTAAGTAGTCGAGTTCGTGAGCCAACAGTGGAACGAGGATTACTTTGACGCACAAGGCTTTGTCTTACAGAAATAGTAGGACTGACTCCAGTGATACTGTCAAATTTTTTATCATCTTCTAAACCTGGAAAGATGCCAAGCGACTGAAGATATTGTTTTCGTCCCTCTTCAAATATAATATCAAACATTAAACTAGATTTTCCTGAACCGCTCACACCAGTTGCCACAGTTATTTTGTTTTTAGGAATGCTAATATCAAATCCTTTTAAATTATGAATCCTAGCCCCTTTAATCATTATATTATTCATTTTTATGCCTCCTAGATATAAAAATATATTTCTAGACAA
The window above is part of the Clostridium saccharoperbutylacetonicum N1-4(HMT) genome. Proteins encoded here:
- a CDS encoding excinuclease ABC subunit UvrA, coding for MNNIMIKGARIHNLKGFDISIPKNKITVATGVSGSGKSSLMFDIIFEEGRKQYLQSLGIFPGLEDDKKFDSITGVSPTISVRQSLVRQSNPRSTVGSRTRLLSQLAMLYHSEGTLICPNCGTPLGKNLQCSSCDYKGHSLDVSYFSYNSPNGMCKKCFGKGSYSKVNMNKLVSNKSITVRQVFRNAGTTSGIERVLDRNLHKYMDLPYYKVPDEIKNEIKNGHYTSNSGANNKSYCLSRILEARKKKGEFIGDLYRPISCSACNGYRIGEEARSVLINGKHFGELGKMTLEQTRDFLVQTLQEIEFTQLGKTLAQDIINKLSSLIDSRLGHLTMYREMSTLSGGEIQRIFLNAHLESNMDSLIYVLDEPTTGLHELEKEELLKSIKRLKDLGNTVIIVEHDRKIIQVAEHIVDIGPKAGIAGGEVIYEGDYAGLLQCDKSLTGQYLSDTQKIMKRNLKPNLQNDKTTSWISIKHAKTNNLKDVSVSFPLGVLVGIAGVSGSGKSSLISDTLVPMLKDYFRNYSKNILDCDESDEDSALVETIAETILGAESISGFAEVSQAPIGRNINSSPVTFIKIWDKIRNLFASQEKSIELGLTAGHFSFNSDGACPDCSGSGRKSVFPGSNIQMYTTCNTCKGKRYNPEALQVTYKGKNISEILDMQISEAVSLFEDNKPIVHTLTIMKDIGMGYIKLGQPTSTLSGGEAQRLKLAKEIGKKRKGNILYVMDEPTTGLSMYDTAQLIKLLNKLIENGNSVLIIEHNIDVLKSCDWIVELGPDGGVNGGTVIAKGSPKDLEDNPKSITGKYLKERL